A single genomic interval of Spirosoma taeanense harbors:
- a CDS encoding AAA family ATPase, translated as MPYSSDVAAAEALTNSYQKLKNEISKVVIGQDETVRLLLTAIFCQGHCLLVGVPGLAKTLLIQTIAGALDLDFNRIQFTPDLMPSDILGSETLDQERNFKFIKGPVFANIILADEINRTPPKTQSALLEAMQEYAVTIAGQKYGLGRPFFVLATQNPIEQEGTYPLPEAQLDRFMFNIYLDYPSYQSELDIVRNTTSDQRYEVQRVITGEEIREFQHLVRRVPVVDNVVEYAVKLVHKTRPNTELAAADANQYLEWGAGPRASQALILAAKCNALLTGKYSPDIEDVRAVALPILRHRVVRNFKAEAEGISVEQLIRRMM; from the coding sequence GTGCCTTACTCATCGGATGTTGCGGCTGCGGAAGCCCTTACAAACTCGTATCAGAAACTTAAAAATGAAATCTCAAAGGTCGTTATTGGTCAGGACGAAACCGTTCGGCTCCTGCTGACCGCCATCTTCTGCCAGGGTCACTGCCTGCTCGTCGGCGTGCCGGGGCTGGCTAAAACGCTGCTCATTCAGACGATTGCCGGCGCGCTCGACCTTGATTTCAACCGGATTCAGTTTACGCCCGACCTGATGCCATCGGACATTCTCGGCTCGGAAACGCTCGATCAGGAACGGAATTTCAAATTCATTAAAGGGCCGGTTTTTGCCAACATCATCCTCGCCGATGAGATCAACCGGACACCTCCCAAAACGCAGTCGGCGCTGCTGGAAGCCATGCAGGAATATGCCGTAACGATTGCGGGGCAAAAGTACGGTCTGGGACGGCCTTTCTTCGTGCTGGCTACGCAAAACCCCATTGAGCAGGAAGGAACCTACCCGCTGCCCGAAGCGCAGCTGGACCGGTTCATGTTTAATATCTACCTCGACTATCCGTCCTACCAGTCGGAGCTGGATATCGTCAGGAATACCACTTCCGATCAGCGGTACGAGGTGCAGCGCGTCATCACGGGCGAAGAAATCCGCGAGTTTCAGCACCTGGTCCGTCGGGTACCTGTCGTAGACAACGTAGTTGAATACGCGGTGAAACTGGTACATAAAACCCGCCCGAACACCGAACTGGCGGCCGCCGATGCCAACCAGTATCTGGAATGGGGCGCTGGTCCACGGGCGTCGCAGGCCCTGATTCTGGCAGCTAAATGCAATGCTTTGCTAACGGGTAAATACTCGCCTGACATTGAAGACGTGCGGGCGGTTGCCCTGCCTATTCTGCGTCACCGGGTCGTTCGAAACTTCAAAGCCGAAGCCGAGGGTATTTCCGTTGAGCAGTTGATCAGGCGAATGATGTAA
- a CDS encoding peptidylprolyl isomerase, whose translation MRQLTGGFLLAILVSACKTTAPVVQQTPPQPVILTLGNKAFTTDDFFQSFTKNQLSSDSVQRTDVKEYFDLYTNLKLKVLAAEADGRDTTEGFREEMNTYRKQLAQSYLTDRVLVESLAAEAYQRMQEEVSASHILISVPENAAPADTATAYQSALALRQRALNGEDFAKLARENSQDVTTAQNGGSLGYFTAFSVVYPFETAAYQTSVGGVSQPVRTRFGYHLIKVNDRRPSRGKVRVAHILVRLSPAADAAGQQAAQDRIEAAYARLQRGDSFELVAREVSDDVTSRSNGGLLPMFETGRQVPAFEEAAFALTNPGDYSKPVRTNYGWHIIRLVERRKLEPYTDLAPSLRQRVTTDTRADVLRQATIQRLSKEYAVREEKAVVESAQAKADSSLLRGQWRYTEPLDPSLQGKAILTLAGVPYTVNQFFAYVQQRQQPNRIDNRQLSTPAVSGSPAVAMRRMFDRFVGDQLIATEEANLDKKSPEFRSLLSEIRDGVLLSQVMEQNVWERSMSDSTGQRQYFEQNKDKYRFPERAVATVIVAPTNELLKQAQEMLSGKRPYQLRRSAAALTYDRNQTALTPKQRETLYDVLVAMVRNPDYLVEVSGSHEPAEADSVSAGRIRTVVRYLQQNGVPLSRIMEKDYQGARPGAGKDAQRNVSFQYFSNAKADIAKVLNTKAQPSATADPAVTITEGIFAQGVNPYIDQITQWKVGTTTLHPDNKAVAVTIDRIEPARPKTFAEARGAVINDYQAVLEKQWLAQLRQKYPVKVNEDEIRKLAK comes from the coding sequence ATGCGCCAACTTACAGGCGGTTTCTTGCTGGCAATTCTTGTATCGGCCTGCAAAACAACCGCGCCGGTTGTTCAGCAGACACCCCCGCAGCCGGTTATTCTGACGCTGGGCAACAAAGCCTTCACGACCGACGATTTCTTTCAGTCGTTCACCAAAAATCAGCTTTCGTCCGACTCGGTTCAGCGAACCGACGTAAAGGAGTATTTTGATCTGTACACCAACCTGAAGCTTAAAGTCCTGGCTGCTGAAGCGGATGGCCGCGACACTACCGAGGGCTTCCGGGAGGAAATGAACACCTACCGCAAGCAACTGGCGCAGTCCTATCTGACGGACAGGGTGCTGGTTGAATCGCTGGCGGCCGAAGCTTATCAGCGAATGCAGGAAGAAGTGAGTGCATCGCACATTCTGATCTCTGTCCCTGAAAACGCGGCTCCTGCCGATACGGCCACGGCCTACCAGTCGGCACTGGCCCTCCGCCAGCGGGCATTGAATGGCGAAGATTTCGCAAAACTCGCCCGCGAGAACTCGCAGGACGTAACAACGGCGCAGAATGGAGGCAGTCTGGGTTATTTCACGGCCTTTTCAGTAGTATACCCGTTCGAGACAGCAGCCTACCAAACGTCGGTTGGCGGAGTTTCTCAGCCAGTTCGGACGCGTTTTGGTTATCACCTCATCAAAGTCAATGACCGCCGACCCAGCCGCGGGAAGGTTCGCGTGGCGCATATTCTGGTGCGCTTAAGTCCGGCTGCCGATGCGGCAGGTCAGCAAGCCGCCCAGGATCGTATCGAGGCTGCCTATGCCCGGCTGCAGCGGGGTGACTCCTTCGAGCTGGTTGCCCGGGAGGTATCCGACGACGTTACGTCCCGAAGCAACGGCGGTCTGCTGCCCATGTTCGAAACCGGTCGGCAGGTGCCCGCGTTTGAAGAAGCCGCGTTTGCGCTGACCAATCCAGGCGATTATTCCAAACCCGTGCGGACTAACTACGGCTGGCATATCATCCGACTCGTTGAACGCCGGAAGCTGGAACCGTACACGGACCTGGCACCCTCGCTGCGGCAGCGCGTTACGACCGACACCCGCGCCGATGTGCTGCGGCAGGCTACCATCCAGCGATTAAGTAAGGAATACGCCGTTCGGGAGGAAAAAGCTGTCGTTGAAAGCGCCCAGGCAAAGGCCGACAGCAGCCTGCTGCGGGGTCAGTGGCGCTATACCGAACCGCTCGACCCAAGCCTGCAGGGCAAAGCGATTCTGACACTGGCGGGTGTTCCCTACACAGTCAATCAGTTTTTTGCTTACGTGCAGCAACGGCAGCAGCCCAACCGAATTGATAACCGTCAGCTTAGTACGCCCGCCGTTTCCGGTTCGCCAGCGGTAGCCATGCGCCGGATGTTCGACCGCTTCGTAGGCGATCAGCTGATTGCGACTGAAGAAGCGAATCTGGATAAAAAATCGCCGGAGTTCCGGTCGCTGCTGAGCGAAATCCGCGATGGCGTTTTGCTCTCGCAGGTGATGGAACAGAACGTCTGGGAGCGTTCGATGTCCGACTCAACAGGGCAGAGACAGTATTTTGAGCAGAATAAAGATAAATACCGTTTCCCGGAACGGGCTGTGGCAACGGTTATTGTAGCGCCAACGAATGAATTGTTGAAGCAGGCGCAGGAGATGCTGAGCGGCAAACGCCCTTACCAGCTCCGGCGGTCGGCGGCTGCGCTCACCTACGACCGTAACCAGACGGCCCTGACGCCCAAGCAACGGGAGACCCTGTACGACGTGCTGGTGGCGATGGTTCGCAATCCAGATTATCTGGTGGAGGTGAGCGGTTCGCACGAACCCGCCGAAGCTGACTCGGTTTCGGCCGGACGCATCCGTACGGTGGTTCGTTACCTGCAGCAGAACGGCGTACCGCTGAGCCGGATTATGGAGAAGGATTATCAGGGCGCAAGACCCGGTGCTGGCAAAGATGCCCAGCGCAACGTTTCCTTTCAGTACTTTTCCAACGCCAAAGCCGATATTGCCAAGGTTCTGAACACCAAAGCCCAGCCATCGGCCACGGCTGACCCGGCCGTAACGATTACGGAAGGTATTTTTGCGCAGGGAGTCAACCCCTATATTGATCAGATCACTCAGTGGAAAGTAGGCACAACCACTCTCCATCCGGATAATAAAGCGGTTGCCGTAACCATCGACCGGATTGAACCCGCCCGGCCCAAAACCTTTGCCGAAGCCCGCGGTGCCGTCATCAACGACTATCAGGCGGTGCTCGAAAAACAGTGGCTTGCCCAGTTAAGGCAGAAGTACCCGGTGAAGGTGAACGAGGACGAAATCCGAAAACTGGCGAAGTAA
- a CDS encoding agmatine deiminase family protein: MNTSSETTLIPAREGFYFPAEWHPHVATWLSWPHTEASWTRERQELMFPAYIDFIKAIAESEQVCINAHNEIVMQAAKLRLLAAGADLSRITLLPHPTNDSWCRDHGPAFLINPEKKQRMIVNWGYNAWGNKYPPYDRDDLIPVQIAHYRGLEYVTPGIIMEGGSVEFNGAGTVLTSRACLLNQNRNSHLKQADIERYLCDYYGVQQVLWVEEGIVGDDTDGHIDDTVRFVNEDTVLAAYEPNPNDDNYTFLQEIHRELRAMLLPNGKQLNIVELPMPDPVFSDGLRLPASYANFLITNGAVIVPTFRCDKDQQALDIIGLYFPDRKIIGIDSTDIVWGLGSFHCLSQQEPAI, encoded by the coding sequence TTGAATACCTCATCCGAAACTACGCTGATTCCCGCCCGGGAAGGCTTTTACTTTCCTGCCGAATGGCATCCGCACGTTGCTACCTGGCTTAGCTGGCCGCATACCGAAGCCTCCTGGACCCGCGAGCGTCAGGAGCTGATGTTTCCGGCTTACATCGACTTCATCAAAGCCATCGCCGAAAGCGAACAGGTGTGTATCAACGCCCACAACGAGATCGTTATGCAGGCGGCTAAGTTACGGCTGCTGGCGGCTGGTGCTGATCTAAGCCGGATTACGCTCCTGCCCCACCCGACCAACGACTCGTGGTGCCGCGACCACGGGCCGGCGTTCCTGATCAATCCAGAGAAAAAACAGCGGATGATCGTCAACTGGGGCTATAATGCCTGGGGCAACAAGTATCCGCCCTATGACCGCGACGATCTGATTCCGGTGCAGATTGCCCACTACCGCGGCCTGGAATACGTTACGCCGGGCATTATCATGGAAGGCGGTTCGGTAGAATTCAACGGTGCGGGAACGGTCTTGACCAGCCGGGCCTGCCTGCTTAACCAGAACCGCAATAGCCATCTGAAGCAGGCCGATATTGAGCGGTATCTGTGCGACTACTACGGGGTTCAGCAAGTCCTCTGGGTTGAAGAAGGCATCGTTGGCGACGACACCGACGGGCACATTGACGATACCGTACGGTTTGTGAACGAAGATACCGTTCTGGCGGCCTACGAGCCGAATCCCAACGACGACAACTATACCTTCCTGCAGGAGATTCACCGCGAACTGCGCGCGATGCTGCTTCCGAATGGCAAGCAGCTTAACATCGTCGAACTGCCCATGCCCGACCCGGTCTTCAGCGATGGCCTGCGGCTGCCGGCCTCTTACGCCAATTTTCTGATTACCAACGGCGCCGTGATTGTGCCAACGTTCCGCTGCGATAAGGACCAGCAGGCCCTGGACATTATTGGCCTGTATTTCCCCGATCGGAAGATTATCGGGATTGATTCGACCGATATTGTCTGGGGACTGGGCAGCTTTCACTGCCTGAGCCAGCAGGAACCCGCTATCTGA
- a CDS encoding peptidylprolyl isomerase — MKKVISSVFMVLVGWFLTAPSFGQGQGVSLNKIIAKVDNYYVLRTDLEEAYQSYVGQNQTPPEKCQLLESLVINKMMLAKAEIDSVVVEEKLVDSELDQRMQYMVQQFGSEKNIVEAYGKSLEMLKSELRQQVKDQKIVQKMQQKITTDVKVTPRDVRRFFDAIPKDSLPYMPAEVEIGQIVRIAKPTKEQKEALRQRLLEFKKRVENGEDFAKLAKENSEDVGSAQNGGDLGFAKRGMMVAPFEGAALKLKPNELSDVVESDFGLHLIQLLETRGAEYRARHILLRPDYNRLDLSRPTKSLDSLRTLIVADSVKFEKAAHDFSEDKATADAGGLIRDPQSGSTRLAMDGSMEYAMFTMLDTMKVGSVSAPLPYRTEDGKSAVRILYFKSKVAPHTADFKLDFEKLQNIVLANKKNRAIDDWFRKSVADVYITVDPEFQGCRIFGTTQASAANLGTGGN; from the coding sequence ATGAAAAAAGTAATCAGCAGTGTGTTCATGGTTTTGGTTGGCTGGTTTCTGACCGCGCCCTCTTTCGGGCAGGGGCAGGGTGTTAGCCTCAACAAGATCATTGCCAAGGTGGACAACTACTACGTTCTCCGGACAGATCTGGAAGAGGCTTATCAGTCTTACGTTGGCCAGAATCAGACTCCTCCCGAAAAATGCCAGTTGCTGGAAAGCCTCGTCATCAACAAGATGATGCTGGCCAAAGCCGAAATTGACTCGGTCGTTGTTGAAGAAAAACTGGTTGACAGTGAACTCGATCAGCGGATGCAGTACATGGTTCAGCAGTTCGGCTCCGAGAAAAACATCGTGGAAGCTTACGGCAAGAGCCTGGAAATGCTCAAAAGTGAGCTGCGGCAGCAGGTGAAAGATCAGAAGATCGTTCAGAAGATGCAGCAGAAAATCACGACCGACGTAAAGGTGACGCCCCGCGACGTTCGCAGGTTTTTTGACGCCATTCCGAAAGATAGTCTGCCCTACATGCCTGCCGAAGTAGAAATAGGCCAGATTGTTCGCATTGCCAAGCCTACCAAAGAGCAAAAGGAGGCCCTGCGCCAGCGGCTGCTGGAGTTTAAGAAACGAGTTGAAAACGGCGAAGATTTCGCTAAACTGGCGAAGGAAAACTCCGAAGACGTTGGTTCGGCGCAGAACGGGGGCGATTTGGGCTTCGCCAAGCGGGGCATGATGGTGGCGCCGTTTGAAGGCGCTGCCTTGAAACTGAAACCAAACGAACTGTCGGACGTCGTGGAATCTGACTTCGGCCTGCACCTGATTCAGTTGCTGGAAACACGCGGGGCCGAATACCGCGCCCGGCATATCCTGCTCCGCCCCGACTACAACCGCCTGGATCTGAGCAGACCCACCAAATCCCTCGACAGCCTGCGAACGCTCATCGTGGCGGACTCGGTGAAGTTTGAAAAGGCCGCCCATGACTTTTCTGAAGACAAAGCAACGGCCGACGCCGGTGGTCTGATCCGCGACCCGCAGTCGGGCAGTACCCGCCTGGCTATGGATGGTTCGATGGAATACGCCATGTTTACGATGCTCGACACGATGAAGGTTGGTAGCGTCTCGGCTCCACTACCCTACCGGACCGAAGACGGCAAAAGCGCCGTCCGGATTCTGTATTTCAAGAGCAAAGTTGCACCCCACACGGCCGACTTCAAGCTAGACTTCGAGAAGTTGCAGAACATTGTGCTGGCTAATAAAAAGAACCGCGCCATCGACGACTGGTTCCGGAAATCCGTAGCTGATGTTTACATCACCGTTGATCCCGAGTTTCAGGGCTGTCGCATTTTTGGAACTACCCAGGCCAGCGCAGCAAATCTGGGCACGGGCGGCAATTAG
- a CDS encoding autotransporter outer membrane beta-barrel domain-containing protein, which yields MITKRLPILAALLCVPVASAFAQLGTNYAPVATGLISVNGGQRNTLLKLGIPANLLGQLLITGNDNTYAGFQSGEVLSSGSFNTFYGSRAGANVVSGSQNTFIGYETGAVSTGDANTFLGFGAGRSNTSGEFNTFIGTQAGASNTTGSSNFIMGTNSGRNNTTGYGNFFLGDNAGFYNTNGSFNVYLGANAGNGIGVNGQNNTAIGFDAGRANNGGQTNTFVGFRADAGATNLVNAAAIGADAKVTISNALVLGNNVNVGIGNTAPKAKLEITTGTGGSSGLRFTNLTAANTATGSASKFLTVDNAGNVILSTYSASAREAAVESLWKKTETGVLQTAQTGAVVIGKDLRSTPAGYQLYVADGILTEKVKVAVKNSADWSDYVFADNYKLRPLSEVERFVKENKHLPGVPSANDVVEQGIDVGKMDAKLLEKVEELTLYMIQLKKDSDRRINRLENENRRLKQMIRANSQR from the coding sequence ATGATAACCAAACGTTTACCTATCCTTGCTGCTCTACTCTGCGTTCCAGTTGCGAGCGCGTTTGCTCAATTAGGCACGAACTACGCGCCCGTTGCCACCGGGCTGATAAGCGTTAATGGCGGACAACGTAACACGTTGTTAAAGCTGGGTATTCCGGCCAACCTGCTGGGACAACTGCTGATAACCGGCAACGATAACACCTATGCCGGGTTTCAATCGGGAGAAGTCTTATCGTCGGGTAGTTTCAATACGTTCTATGGCTCGAGGGCGGGTGCGAACGTGGTTTCGGGTTCGCAGAATACGTTTATCGGCTATGAAACCGGTGCCGTCAGTACGGGTGATGCCAATACGTTCCTGGGGTTTGGGGCCGGCCGGAGCAATACAAGCGGTGAATTCAATACGTTCATCGGCACACAGGCCGGGGCCTCCAACACGACTGGCTCGTCGAACTTTATTATGGGCACCAACTCGGGCCGAAACAACACAACGGGTTATGGCAACTTCTTCCTGGGTGATAACGCGGGCTTTTATAATACAAACGGTAGCTTCAACGTCTATCTGGGCGCTAATGCCGGTAATGGTATCGGGGTAAACGGCCAGAACAATACCGCTATCGGTTTTGATGCCGGGCGAGCCAATAATGGCGGCCAAACCAACACCTTTGTTGGCTTCCGGGCCGATGCCGGCGCAACGAATCTGGTCAACGCAGCCGCCATTGGTGCCGATGCTAAAGTAACGATCAGTAACGCTCTGGTACTCGGTAACAACGTAAACGTCGGTATCGGCAATACGGCTCCGAAAGCGAAGCTGGAGATTACCACCGGTACGGGCGGCAGCAGCGGACTTCGGTTTACGAACCTGACGGCGGCAAATACCGCTACGGGCAGCGCCAGCAAGTTTCTAACCGTCGATAATGCTGGGAACGTAATCCTGTCTACTTATTCGGCCAGCGCCCGCGAAGCCGCTGTAGAAAGCCTGTGGAAAAAGACGGAAACAGGCGTGCTGCAGACCGCCCAGACGGGGGCCGTTGTGATTGGCAAGGACCTGCGTAGTACGCCGGCGGGGTATCAGCTTTACGTGGCCGATGGGATTCTGACCGAAAAAGTGAAAGTAGCCGTTAAAAACTCGGCCGACTGGTCGGATTACGTCTTTGCCGACAATTACAAACTCCGTCCCCTTTCGGAGGTGGAGCGGTTCGTGAAAGAAAATAAACATCTGCCGGGCGTTCCGTCGGCGAATGATGTGGTGGAACAGGGCATCGATGTTGGGAAAATGGATGCCAAACTGCTGGAGAAGGTCGAGGAGCTGACGCTCTATATGATCCAGCTGAAAAAGGACAGCGATCGCCGAATCAACCGGCTCGAAAACGAGAACCGCCGGTTAAAGCAGATGATCCGGGCCAACAGCCAACGATAA
- a CDS encoding NADP-dependent glyceraldehyde-3-phosphate dehydrogenase: MNPAQSSPLAQLFPSESQIPEQYHIEPLHQREYLINGEMRPWNGPVSEVYSPVCVPQPDGTLQRKLVGSFPVTTDKEALEALDAAVAAYDNGRGEWPTMSVADRIRCMETFVGKMLEQKKLVVNLMMWEIGKNLADSTKEFDRTVTYIYDTIDALKDIDRAGSRFRIEEGIIGQIRRSPLGVVLAMGPFNYPLNETYTTLIPSILMGNTILFKTPKHGSLLHYPLLDAFRTSFPKGVVNSIYGRGANVVPPVMQSGKVNVLTLIGSSRVADELQRHHPKLNRLRSIMSLDAKNAAIILPDADLDVAVKECLLGALSFNGQRCTAIKIIWVHRSISDAFLKRFSPAVSALKLGMPWDEGAQITPLPEPQKTDYLTGCIQDAESHGASIMNEGGGETTASLFKPAVMYPVQEGMKLYREEQFGPVIPVVPFDEVEEFINYLITDDHGMQASVFGTNTDRIAELIDPLVNLVCRVNINAQCQRGPDTFPFTGRKDSAEGTLSVEDALRSFSIRTCVATKDTDANKAILNEIIADHKSDFLSTNFVF; the protein is encoded by the coding sequence ATGAATCCTGCGCAGTCTTCCCCGCTGGCTCAGCTTTTTCCGAGCGAGTCACAAATTCCCGAACAGTACCACATTGAGCCGCTTCACCAGCGCGAGTACCTGATCAATGGCGAAATGCGGCCCTGGAATGGTCCTGTTTCGGAGGTCTATTCGCCCGTATGCGTTCCGCAGCCGGACGGAACCCTGCAGCGTAAATTAGTGGGGAGTTTTCCGGTCACGACCGATAAGGAAGCCCTGGAAGCTCTCGATGCAGCCGTAGCCGCCTATGACAATGGCCGGGGCGAGTGGCCGACTATGTCGGTGGCCGACCGTATCCGCTGTATGGAAACGTTCGTCGGGAAAATGCTGGAGCAGAAAAAGCTCGTGGTCAATCTGATGATGTGGGAGATCGGTAAAAATCTTGCCGACTCGACCAAGGAATTTGACCGGACGGTTACGTATATCTACGACACTATTGATGCGCTCAAGGACATTGACCGGGCGGGATCGCGCTTCCGGATCGAGGAAGGGATAATTGGGCAGATACGCCGGTCGCCCCTGGGTGTGGTGCTGGCGATGGGGCCGTTCAACTACCCGCTCAATGAAACTTATACGACCCTGATTCCCAGCATTCTGATGGGTAACACCATCCTGTTCAAAACGCCCAAGCATGGTTCGCTGCTGCATTATCCCCTGCTGGATGCCTTCCGGACCAGTTTTCCGAAAGGTGTGGTCAACTCCATCTACGGTCGGGGTGCAAACGTTGTGCCGCCGGTGATGCAATCGGGTAAAGTAAACGTGCTGACGCTCATCGGGTCCAGCCGGGTAGCGGATGAACTGCAGCGGCACCACCCCAAACTCAACCGATTGCGGTCAATCATGAGTCTCGACGCCAAAAACGCGGCCATCATCCTGCCCGATGCGGACCTTGATGTGGCCGTAAAGGAATGCCTGCTCGGGGCGCTTTCGTTCAATGGGCAGCGCTGTACGGCTATCAAGATCATCTGGGTGCACCGCTCTATTTCCGATGCGTTTCTGAAGCGGTTTAGTCCGGCGGTGAGTGCGCTGAAACTGGGTATGCCCTGGGATGAGGGCGCTCAGATTACGCCCCTGCCTGAGCCTCAGAAAACGGATTACCTGACCGGGTGCATTCAGGATGCTGAGTCGCACGGAGCCAGCATCATGAACGAGGGCGGGGGCGAAACCACCGCATCTCTGTTCAAACCAGCTGTGATGTACCCGGTACAGGAAGGAATGAAACTATACCGGGAAGAGCAGTTCGGCCCCGTCATTCCGGTTGTGCCGTTCGACGAGGTTGAAGAGTTTATCAACTATCTGATTACCGACGATCATGGCATGCAGGCCAGCGTTTTCGGCACCAACACCGACCGGATTGCCGAACTCATTGACCCCCTGGTCAATCTGGTGTGCCGGGTAAATATCAATGCTCAGTGCCAGCGTGGACCCGATACGTTTCCGTTTACGGGCCGGAAGGATTCGGCTGAGGGCACTCTCTCGGTGGAAGATGCGCTACGGTCCTTTTCGATTCGTACCTGCGTGGCGACTAAAGACACGGACGCGAATAAGGCCATTCTGAATGAGATCATAGCCGATCACAAATCCGACTTCTTATCAACTAATTTTGTGTTTTAA
- a CDS encoding T9SS type A sorting domain-containing protein → MVKLNSVLLSGLFLIPSAAGWAGTEDPCAVTLRLTQRISRGETRQPQAIQTLVATNVVDREALASYQAGRSLTLLPGFSAEQGSVFTAEVKSCTCNPLPSADLAAESENRLTLTAYPNPFTETTVIRYRLTEASAVSLSLLDEQGRAVDMLISGEMQEAGLHEYTYRNASSPAMVYLYSLRTNQGVTTKRLIKQR, encoded by the coding sequence ATGGTGAAACTGAACAGTGTATTACTGAGTGGCCTGTTTCTGATCCCTTCAGCAGCAGGCTGGGCTGGCACGGAAGACCCGTGCGCTGTCACGCTTCGGCTTACTCAGCGGATTAGTCGGGGGGAGACCCGACAGCCACAAGCTATCCAAACGCTGGTTGCCACCAACGTTGTTGACCGCGAGGCCCTGGCCAGTTATCAGGCCGGCCGTTCCCTCACCTTACTACCCGGATTTTCGGCTGAGCAAGGGTCTGTATTTACCGCAGAAGTAAAATCGTGTACCTGCAATCCGCTGCCCAGCGCCGACCTGGCGGCTGAATCTGAAAATCGCCTGACGCTGACGGCTTATCCCAATCCTTTTACCGAGACGACCGTCATCCGCTACCGCCTGACCGAAGCATCGGCCGTTAGCCTGAGTCTGCTGGATGAGCAGGGGCGAGCCGTTGATATGCTGATTAGTGGAGAAATGCAGGAAGCGGGTCTGCATGAGTATACGTACCGCAACGCATCGTCGCCGGCCATGGTGTATCTCTACTCGCTTCGCACGAACCAGGGAGTCACTACCAAACGTCTGATCAAACAGCGCTGA
- a CDS encoding n-acetylglutamate synthase, with protein sequence MYDGKTFRSVTNTANGEVNEETLFHYRQQGQIVWAEYAGGAIVKGFIIATVQADNSLDMRYEHVNAQGLLMTGSCRSTPERLPDGRLRLYERWQWTSGEGSSGESIVEEIPAVD encoded by the coding sequence ATGTACGACGGTAAAACATTTCGCTCTGTAACGAACACGGCTAACGGCGAGGTAAACGAAGAAACCCTTTTCCACTATCGCCAGCAGGGGCAGATCGTGTGGGCCGAATACGCCGGTGGCGCTATCGTAAAAGGGTTTATAATCGCAACCGTGCAGGCCGACAACAGCCTGGATATGCGCTATGAACACGTCAATGCGCAGGGGCTGCTGATGACCGGCAGCTGCCGGTCAACACCCGAACGGCTGCCCGATGGTCGCCTTCGGCTCTACGAACGCTGGCAATGGACCAGTGGCGAAGGCAGCTCCGGCGAATCGATTGTTGAAGAAATCCCCGCAGTGGACTAA
- a CDS encoding ABC transporter ATP-binding protein: MLEARKLSKSFADVTAVKNLSLTLESGRIMALVGASGSGKSTLLNLLAGFADADVGEVRLNNKRVPGPSEVLVPGHADIRLVHQEYQLMPNVSVRENITYALRFFEKSYRDFRVDELLRLCRLTDVQDRVPRQVSGGEKQRTAIARAIADKPAVLLLDEPFSHLDLPNRIIVRDLLFDLVREQHTSCLFVTHDATDALSIADTLGILRDGRLVQIGPPVLVYRQPVTAYAARMTGPVNVLKAKYLPLLGLPEPDQPDALVCLRPEQLQLDEPGEGGRIRAVFFKGGYSEVEVELSRYVCLRVLTTRDNLRAGDPIGIRLVSDEIWWLKG, from the coding sequence TTGCTCGAAGCCCGAAAACTTTCCAAATCCTTTGCCGACGTTACGGCTGTCAAAAACCTTTCGCTTACCCTCGAATCGGGCCGGATTATGGCGCTGGTAGGCGCCAGTGGCTCGGGCAAGAGTACGTTGCTCAACCTGCTGGCTGGCTTTGCCGATGCCGACGTCGGCGAGGTGCGGCTCAACAACAAGCGGGTGCCGGGGCCGTCTGAAGTGCTCGTGCCGGGCCATGCCGACATCCGGCTCGTTCATCAGGAGTACCAGCTCATGCCCAACGTATCGGTGCGGGAGAACATTACCTATGCCCTGCGTTTCTTTGAAAAAAGTTACCGCGATTTTCGGGTCGATGAACTGCTGCGTCTTTGCCGTCTGACCGACGTTCAGGACCGGGTGCCGCGACAGGTATCCGGGGGCGAGAAGCAGCGAACGGCCATTGCCCGCGCCATAGCCGACAAACCGGCCGTTCTGCTGCTGGACGAGCCGTTCAGCCATCTCGACCTGCCCAACCGGATCATCGTACGCGATCTGCTGTTTGATCTCGTTCGGGAGCAGCATACATCCTGCCTGTTTGTGACGCATGACGCTACGGATGCGCTGTCTATCGCCGATACGCTGGGGATTCTGCGCGATGGCCGACTAGTGCAGATTGGGCCACCCGTGCTGGTGTACCGACAGCCCGTAACGGCTTATGCCGCCCGGATGACGGGACCGGTTAATGTTCTGAAAGCAAAATACCTGCCGTTGCTGGGCTTGCCGGAACCGGATCAGCCCGACGCGCTGGTCTGTCTCCGGCCTGAGCAACTACAGCTTGACGAACCGGGCGAAGGTGGCAGGATTAGGGCCGTGTTTTTTAAAGGCGGATATTCTGAAGTTGAGGTTGAACTGTCGCGCTACGTCTGTCTGCGCGTCCTGACAACCCGCGATAATCTGCGCGCAGGTGATCCCATCGGCATCCGCCTGGTGAGCGACGAAATCTGGTGGCTGAAAGGGTAA